gttgatttttttaatgtctATACCAGTTTAATGGCACACCGATAAAACCAAGGCTCTCAGTGTTCTGTTCAACTAAACAGTTATATGCAATGCTGGTAGATGACCAAAACAAGAAGTGTTTATTTTATGGAAGCACTTTGCAAAAGTCATTGCGAGGCAGTCCTCCTTGTAGCAAGATTGTAAGTACACTGTCAAGGTTAGAGcagggaaaaagaaattcagaAAGTTTACTGTTACTGCTATTTTaatcatcaatttttttttatttgaatatccATTCGGTACAGTTCTGTTCACAGGAAGCTGCTAAATGTCTTGGTGAAGAGCTTGTTAAGGCTTGTGTAGATCTTGATGTT
The Ricinus communis isolate WT05 ecotype wild-type chromosome 1, ASM1957865v1, whole genome shotgun sequence DNA segment above includes these coding regions:
- the LOC8281814 gene encoding 50S ribosomal protein L18 isoform X5; the encoded protein is MALVNVRALQFMNCDFFGNRSKAFTFLPLQTTNFQAMTVMASKRANTKTESAKTINIRRRKKFNGTPIKPRLSVFCSTKQLYAMLVDDQNKKCLFYGSTLQKSLRGSPPCSKIVSTLSSSVHRKLLNVLVKSLLRLV
- the LOC8281814 gene encoding 50S ribosomal protein L18 isoform X6, translated to MALVNVRALQFMNCDFFGNRSKAFTFLPLQTTNFQAMTVMASKRANTKTESAKTINIRRRKKFNGTPIKPRLSVFCSTKQLYAMLVDDQNKKCLFYGSTLQKSLRGSPPCSKIVSTLSRKLLNVLVKSLLRLV